One window from the genome of Candidatus Dependentiae bacterium encodes:
- a CDS encoding aminoglycoside phosphotransferase family protein, with amino-acid sequence MTLEINKSLEQYLALKRSQFYFKADVQLENTLLAGLKQQRQALRPFFIADVQALCQAFFKKKMKEVIPLSSGGTFHLLYRVTDQHDKQYVVRLNLPEFGWIAYEFLIDQWIYEVLRKKKLPTLKVHAVDLSRAQFPFDYEIIDCAVGQQLSLLQDPETQYLPPSILESLGQFLAALHSVRVSGFGPFDISSLGTSVHHKVQGVHNAWRDYIFCNLDEHVAFCLNIGAIEALQAERIIKLFHHLSPLLTIDKPVLLHGDLGNHNIFSDGKKVTALIDWEDCMAGDPYFDIAYWGTFYRDHYRGQLLEGYCQKNLLADDFEIRYWLYYLRISLSKTVHRYRFGYQDSPGRPPASSRIGRALDNFTQHGVCI; translated from the coding sequence ATGACGCTGGAAATAAATAAAAGTCTTGAGCAGTATCTTGCACTCAAGCGTTCGCAGTTCTATTTCAAAGCTGATGTTCAGCTTGAGAATACTCTTCTTGCAGGACTTAAACAGCAACGACAGGCATTGCGACCGTTTTTTATTGCCGATGTGCAAGCCCTTTGCCAAGCATTTTTCAAAAAGAAGATGAAAGAAGTTATTCCTCTTTCCAGCGGAGGAACCTTTCATCTTCTTTATCGTGTTACCGATCAGCACGATAAGCAGTATGTTGTCAGACTCAACCTTCCCGAGTTTGGCTGGATTGCGTACGAATTTTTAATAGATCAGTGGATTTATGAAGTACTGAGAAAAAAGAAGCTTCCAACACTTAAGGTTCATGCCGTTGATCTGTCTCGCGCTCAATTTCCTTTTGATTACGAAATCATTGATTGCGCCGTCGGTCAGCAATTGAGTCTCTTGCAAGATCCGGAGACGCAGTATCTACCGCCTTCAATTCTAGAATCGCTTGGGCAATTTCTTGCAGCACTTCACTCGGTTCGTGTTTCAGGATTTGGTCCCTTTGATATTTCTTCGCTTGGAACAAGTGTTCATCACAAAGTACAAGGTGTTCATAATGCATGGCGCGATTATATTTTTTGTAATCTTGATGAACATGTTGCATTTTGTTTAAATATTGGAGCTATTGAGGCTTTACAGGCTGAGCGCATTATAAAGCTTTTTCATCATTTATCACCACTTTTAACCATTGATAAGCCGGTGCTTTTGCATGGTGATCTTGGCAATCACAATATCTTTTCGGATGGTAAAAAAGTGACCGCTCTTATTGATTGGGAAGATTGTATGGCCGGAGATCCCTACTTTGATATTGCTTATTGGGGCACATTTTATAGAGATCATTATCGTGGTCAGCTGCTTGAAGGATATTGCCAAAAAAATCTTCTTGCCGATGATTTTGAAATTCGATATTGGCTTTATTATTTACGGATCTCACTCTCTAAAACGGTTCACCGTTATCGCTTTGGCTATCAAGATTCTCCAGGGCGGCCTCCCGCTTCGTCACGTATTGGACGAGCACTTGATAATTTTACGCAACATGGCGTCTGTATATAA
- a CDS encoding ankyrin repeat domain-containing protein, translating into MKILHLVGGMVFVFLVSGSTVQPMLSRGVSFFAKGGSNKSLTSMFGNLSLKSKPQTFSFEQKIKQPKNFFSKDYSKFSQFYRSNYAQKRWFSGTNDGSFDGVHSDISGKILKRCQLLALAERLKCSEEEVQLRIEQQHEQVIRELIEQNIEGIDTLDSEGRTPIIWAMYYRNYTALKVLLEKKADPNKPDLEERIPLDFAVYNNDIDSLLALIRAGANPNVVRKIIEVDEQGVAREYLVTTLRIAVEKGYFDCVNLLLQCGANPECPTKEYKNFLIEIARENGNEEIADLLEIYPLYGV; encoded by the coding sequence ATGAAGATATTACATCTTGTTGGGGGTATGGTTTTTGTTTTTTTGGTATCAGGCAGTACTGTTCAACCCATGCTTAGTCGTGGCGTTAGCTTCTTTGCAAAAGGTGGTAGCAATAAATCACTGACGTCAATGTTTGGAAATTTATCGCTTAAAAGTAAGCCTCAAACATTTTCATTCGAGCAAAAAATAAAACAACCAAAAAATTTCTTTTCAAAAGACTATTCAAAGTTCTCTCAATTTTATCGTTCAAATTATGCTCAAAAACGATGGTTTAGTGGAACAAATGATGGTTCATTTGATGGCGTTCATTCTGATATTAGTGGAAAAATACTCAAGCGATGTCAGTTGCTTGCATTGGCAGAGCGACTAAAATGTTCTGAGGAAGAGGTACAGCTTCGCATTGAGCAACAACATGAACAAGTTATACGAGAGCTTATTGAGCAAAATATTGAAGGTATTGATACGCTAGATAGTGAAGGACGTACGCCGATAATCTGGGCTATGTATTATAGAAACTATACAGCATTGAAAGTTTTGCTGGAAAAAAAAGCAGATCCAAATAAACCTGATTTGGAAGAAAGAATTCCATTGGATTTTGCGGTGTATAATAATGACATTGATTCCTTACTCGCGTTGATTAGAGCTGGAGCAAATCCAAATGTTGTGCGTAAAATAATTGAAGTTGATGAGCAAGGGGTGGCCAGAGAATATTTGGTTACTACGCTGCGCATTGCGGTTGAAAAAGGCTATTTTGATTGTGTTAATTTGCTGCTTCAATGTGGCGCAAACCCTGAATGTCCAACAAAAGAATATAAAAATTTTTTAATCGAAATTGCTCGTGAGAACGGGAATGAAGAAATAGCTGATTTGCTTGAAATTTATCCACTATATGGTGTTTAG
- a CDS encoding sulfotransferase, which yields MSTAQPFKLIMLSAMYENGGNTTHRLLDGHPELFVYPFESQIGTAMSTNFIQTLVPYRYCWPEFPINGNVASDYELFYDEELKTLLRVPERSKFRHAGLEMNETDRKKNFEIYMTGKERTRANLVEAFYVSTFQSWRNYNRSGKEKAYVGYSPVIGLDAEKIFTDMPDAQILHVVRNPYSGYADTKKRPFPLSLKKYIWTWNIMQHMALTYAEQYPKNFHLVRFEDIIADNNTLPNICTKMGLVGSETLQHPSWNGARLDQVYPWGTIRIPTPDANIATMNELTAEEKADIRISSLVMLRQFGYENL from the coding sequence ATGTCAACCGCACAACCATTCAAATTAATTATGTTATCAGCGATGTATGAAAATGGTGGAAACACTACTCATCGATTGCTTGATGGCCATCCAGAGTTATTCGTGTATCCATTTGAATCTCAAATTGGTACCGCGATGTCGACCAACTTTATTCAAACACTTGTTCCGTATCGCTATTGCTGGCCAGAGTTTCCAATTAATGGAAATGTGGCAAGTGACTACGAGCTTTTTTATGATGAAGAGCTTAAAACATTGTTGCGCGTTCCTGAGCGTAGCAAGTTTCGTCATGCCGGACTTGAGATGAATGAAACAGATCGCAAAAAGAACTTTGAAATTTATATGACCGGCAAGGAGCGAACCAGAGCCAATTTGGTTGAAGCCTTCTATGTCTCAACATTTCAAAGTTGGAGAAATTACAATCGATCAGGTAAAGAAAAAGCATACGTTGGATACAGTCCAGTGATTGGGCTTGATGCTGAAAAAATATTTACTGATATGCCTGACGCTCAAATTCTGCATGTTGTAAGAAATCCATATTCTGGGTATGCCGATACCAAGAAGCGTCCATTTCCATTGTCACTTAAAAAGTACATTTGGACCTGGAATATTATGCAGCACATGGCGCTTACTTATGCAGAGCAATATCCAAAGAATTTCCATTTGGTTCGATTTGAAGACATTATTGCTGACAATAATACACTTCCAAATATTTGCACCAAGATGGGCCTTGTAGGGTCTGAGACATTGCAACATCCATCGTGGAATGGCGCTCGTCTTGATCAAGTATATCCATGGGGAACCATTAGAATTCCAACTCCTGATGCAAATATTGCAACCATGAATGAACTGACTGCTGAAGAAAAAGCGGACATTCGAATTTCATCGCTTGTTATGCTCAGACAGTTTGGTTATGAAAACCTGTAA